The following are from one region of the Acidobacteriota bacterium genome:
- the mreC gene encoding rod shape-determining protein MreC, giving the protein METVLGRYRNLIVLVGVLFVQVLGLAVQVKRTTDTDSSRLIRVWTVGAITPLEKALVWVQSSTGNVWHNYLFLRGVRAENRDLKQQIEQMRIDQVRLTQDADQARRLQALLAFKEQFISQTMAAQVIGSTGSEQSRAIYIDKGERDNIKSDMAVITAEGVVGKVLHVYRSTSLVLLISDQTSGVGAIMEKSRLQGILRGMPSGEVALERVMSDEQVPAGELVLTSGGDRIFPKGLPIGRVARVTPGGDLFLNIQVRPTADLSKLEEVLVVTKIDERQAEPDPTGPSRAADILAERLPTVPPKPADAVTGAAPSPGAAAGNTGQAKPKTANPAGEGSGAVVTRKAISTVPSGGTSSPAASGTGTEKAPAKAAKPATEPKPQPPTQDSPQ; this is encoded by the coding sequence ATGGAAACTGTCCTCGGCCGCTACCGGAATCTGATTGTGCTGGTCGGAGTTTTATTCGTCCAGGTGCTGGGACTGGCCGTGCAGGTCAAGCGCACGACGGACACTGATTCCAGCCGTCTGATTCGCGTGTGGACGGTGGGAGCTATCACCCCACTGGAAAAGGCTCTGGTCTGGGTACAAAGTTCCACCGGCAATGTCTGGCATAACTATCTCTTTCTGCGTGGCGTGCGCGCGGAAAATCGAGATCTCAAACAGCAGATCGAGCAGATGCGCATCGACCAGGTCCGTCTGACTCAGGATGCGGACCAGGCGCGGCGTTTACAGGCGCTGCTCGCATTCAAGGAACAATTCATTTCGCAAACCATGGCCGCCCAAGTCATTGGATCGACCGGCAGCGAGCAATCGCGCGCGATCTACATCGACAAGGGTGAACGGGACAACATCAAGAGCGACATGGCGGTGATCACTGCCGAGGGAGTCGTCGGGAAAGTGTTGCACGTCTACCGTTCAACATCGCTCGTGCTGCTGATCAGCGATCAGACCAGCGGCGTCGGAGCGATCATGGAGAAGTCGCGTTTGCAGGGCATCCTGCGAGGGATGCCGTCCGGCGAAGTTGCTCTCGAACGAGTCATGAGCGATGAGCAGGTTCCGGCAGGAGAACTGGTGCTGACCAGCGGCGGAGACCGAATTTTTCCGAAAGGCCTGCCGATTGGACGCGTGGCGAGAGTGACTCCGGGGGGAGATCTCTTCCTCAATATCCAGGTAAGGCCGACGGCGGACTTGAGCAAACTCGAAGAAGTTCTGGTCGTCACCAAGATTGACGAGCGGCAGGCCGAGCCTGATCCCACCGGACCGTCGCGCGCCGCGGACATTTTGGCGGAGCGTCTGCCGACCGTGCCACCCAAGCCAGCGGATGCCGTCACGGGCGCGGCTCCCTCGCCAGGGGCAGCAGCGGGCAATACAGGACAGGCCAAACCGAAGACGGCGAATCCCGCCGGAGAAGGATCAGGGGCTGTGGTGACGCGGAAAGCAATTTCAACCGTACCGTCCGGTGGGACGAGTTCGCCTGCAGCATCAGGAACTGGCACTGAGAAAGCGCCGGCCAAAGCTGCCAAGCCCGCCACTGAACCGAAACCGCAACCTCCAACTCAGGATAGTCCTCAATAA
- a CDS encoding TetR/AcrR family transcriptional regulator: MLHKDCERLDPRIRRTRNLLQDALRRLLEEKEFDKISVQDITEAATLNRATFYAHYSDKFALLEEFIRVSFLDILEEKNVQFDGTCPSALQVIILTVCEYLIEAEKSLSSKQHQYEPFLQSKVIDQIREVLLDGFRQHPMERRVAPETIAATVSWAIYGAVKQWVDSADRLPQEEFVQLAVDLIHPIMMAGVASDAEIVSEGRV, encoded by the coding sequence ATGCTTCACAAGGATTGCGAACGCCTGGACCCAAGGATCCGCAGGACGCGAAACCTCCTGCAGGACGCTTTGCGACGCCTGCTGGAAGAGAAAGAGTTCGACAAGATCTCGGTCCAGGACATTACGGAGGCGGCAACTCTGAACCGGGCGACTTTTTACGCGCACTACTCCGACAAGTTCGCGCTTCTCGAGGAATTCATCCGGGTCAGCTTTTTGGACATCTTGGAAGAGAAAAATGTGCAGTTTGACGGCACGTGCCCCTCCGCGTTGCAGGTCATCATTCTGACGGTTTGCGAGTATCTGATTGAGGCGGAGAAGTCACTTTCGTCCAAACAACATCAATACGAACCGTTTCTTCAGTCGAAGGTCATCGATCAGATCCGCGAAGTTCTGCTGGACGGGTTCCGACAACACCCGATGGAACGCCGCGTGGCTCCAGAAACAATCGCAGCCACCGTGAGCTGGGCGATCTACGGAGCGGTGAAGCAATGGGTCGACAGCGCCGACCGGTTGCCGCAGGAGGAATTTGTCCAACTGGCGGTCGATCTGATTCACCCGATCATGATGGCCGGGGTTGCGTCGGACGCCGAGATTGTTTCCGAGGGTCGCGTGTAG
- a CDS encoding Ku protein, translating into MAASVWSGYLTFGLISMPVRLFSGARSNGISFNMLHRTDHQRVKQQLYCPADNQVIERSDTVKGYEYRKDEYVIIEPEEIKKIEPKTAKTMEILEFVKASDVDPVYFESSYYMTPEEAGRRPYALLTKALEESEFVAIAKLTMHNREYTVFLRPHKGGMMLHTMYYKEEVKEVESFGAPDVEIKDAELKVAHQLIEALAGDWDPDKYHDSFQENLKKLIEAKLEGGEVQEVEKPKKLAPVIDLMAALKESLAQTKKPAASEKEEVPAKSRKSR; encoded by the coding sequence ATGGCAGCTTCGGTGTGGTCTGGATATCTGACGTTTGGACTTATCTCGATGCCCGTGCGTCTATTTTCCGGGGCGCGTAGTAATGGGATCTCGTTCAACATGCTGCATCGCACCGATCATCAGCGCGTGAAGCAGCAACTGTATTGTCCGGCGGACAACCAGGTGATCGAACGTTCGGATACGGTCAAGGGCTACGAGTATCGCAAGGACGAATACGTCATCATCGAACCGGAAGAGATCAAGAAGATCGAACCGAAGACTGCCAAGACGATGGAAATCCTCGAATTCGTCAAGGCAAGCGACGTGGATCCTGTGTATTTCGAGTCGTCGTATTACATGACTCCGGAAGAGGCGGGACGGCGTCCGTACGCGCTGCTTACCAAGGCGCTTGAGGAAAGTGAATTCGTCGCCATCGCCAAGCTGACCATGCACAACCGCGAGTACACCGTGTTCCTGCGTCCGCACAAAGGCGGAATGATGCTGCACACGATGTACTACAAAGAGGAAGTGAAGGAAGTCGAATCGTTTGGCGCACCAGATGTAGAAATCAAAGACGCGGAACTCAAAGTTGCGCACCAGTTGATCGAAGCGCTGGCGGGCGATTGGGATCCGGATAAATATCACGACTCCTTCCAGGAAAACCTGAAGAAGCTCATCGAAGCCAAGCTCGAGGGCGGAGAAGTGCAGGAAGTGGAGAAGCCGAAGAAGTTGGCGCCCGTGATCGACCTGATGGCGGCCCTGAAGGAAAGCCTGGCACAGACGAAGAAGCCGGCGGCTTCGGAGAAGGAAGAGGTTCCGGCCAAGTCGCGGAAGAGCCGATAG
- a CDS encoding FecR domain-containing protein: protein MSNKAKPGIYVAWKTVTYRSVFLMLLGGALILFAAMHFAFPQFTDSGMKAVGGFTTSLLEKVAGLAPPIQKTSAAVSQQAHFTALDGTIRVRKANGNSWIKADYNVPLEKGDVVQTGAEGMAKVVFNDGTNYTVKQDSLIVIEENSANDQQQTNVSVAVTTGTVDLTTATYVQGSKSQVIVAGAKASLAPDSSAMVRNDPRSDQHEILVKKGSGDIERNGEVVKLSNWEKVSFQVASKSMDKGKEVGPPTPMAPGNMMPIFITEGEKSKDVEFNWTAMAGAVGYRLRISHNPYFSSLLLDRKVESPNVMVTGLGQGAYYWDIQSYDAAGKESVESEKNRFTIIPRAKEKVELSLDLDPFIQHGHVIEVQGKTEGGARVMVNGREVPIVADDGSFHYFTPPLPNGENMITVTAQNSKGGVNTRQEKIVIQ from the coding sequence GTGTCGAATAAAGCGAAGCCGGGAATTTACGTTGCCTGGAAGACGGTAACGTACCGCAGCGTCTTTCTGATGCTGTTAGGCGGAGCCTTGATCCTTTTTGCGGCGATGCACTTCGCATTTCCGCAATTCACCGATTCCGGAATGAAAGCGGTAGGGGGTTTTACGACCTCGCTGCTTGAAAAAGTTGCCGGGCTCGCGCCTCCAATCCAGAAAACCTCCGCAGCAGTTTCTCAGCAGGCGCATTTCACGGCTCTCGATGGAACCATCCGCGTCCGCAAAGCGAACGGCAACAGTTGGATCAAAGCGGATTACAACGTCCCACTCGAAAAGGGAGACGTTGTACAGACCGGCGCCGAGGGAATGGCGAAGGTTGTGTTCAACGACGGCACGAACTACACCGTGAAGCAGGATTCGCTGATCGTGATTGAAGAAAACTCCGCGAACGATCAGCAGCAGACCAACGTTTCGGTGGCGGTAACGACAGGCACCGTCGATCTGACGACCGCGACGTATGTGCAGGGATCGAAATCGCAGGTCATCGTTGCGGGAGCGAAGGCTTCACTGGCTCCGGATTCGTCGGCGATGGTGCGCAACGATCCGCGATCCGACCAGCACGAAATTCTGGTGAAGAAGGGCAGCGGCGACATCGAGCGCAATGGCGAGGTGGTCAAGCTGTCGAACTGGGAGAAGGTCAGTTTTCAAGTTGCGTCCAAGAGCATGGATAAAGGTAAGGAAGTCGGGCCACCGACTCCGATGGCGCCAGGAAACATGATGCCGATCTTTATCACCGAGGGCGAAAAGTCGAAAGATGTGGAGTTTAACTGGACCGCGATGGCGGGCGCAGTGGGATACCGGCTGCGCATTTCGCACAATCCTTACTTCTCGTCGCTGCTGCTGGACCGAAAAGTAGAAAGTCCGAATGTGATGGTGACGGGACTGGGGCAGGGCGCGTACTACTGGGATATCCAGTCCTATGACGCGGCGGGTAAAGAATCGGTGGAGAGCGAAAAGAACCGGTTCACGATTATTCCGCGAGCAAAAGAAAAGGTAGAACTTTCGCTGGACCTCGATCCTTTCATCCAGCATGGGCACGTGATCGAGGTGCAAGGCAAGACCGAGGGTGGTGCGCGGGTGATGGTCAACGGCAGGGAAGTGCCGATTGTTGCCGATGATGGGTCATTCCACTATTTCACTCCACCGCTGCCGAACGGCGAGAATATGATTACGGTGACGGCGCAAAATTCCAAGGGCGGTGTGAATACCCGTCAGGAAAAAATCGTCATCCAGTAG
- a CDS encoding rod shape-determining protein: MFSSDLAIDLGTANTLVYARGKGIVVNEPSIVALNKNTNEVEAVGKEAKEMLGRTPGNIVAIKPMKDGVIADFKVTEKMLNYFIQKAHNRKMLVHPRIVIGVPSEITQVEKRAVMDSAYRAKASEVYLVEQAMVAAIGAGLPITEPSGNMVVDIGGGTTDIAVISLSGIVYSRSVRMAGNQMDEAIMNYLKRKYNLLVGERTAEQIKMEIGSAYPLDKPLTMEIKGRNLIEGVPKTITVDDSEIREALSECVSTIMNAVRVALERTPPELSADISDRGIVLTGGGALIKNLDKRIREETGLPVSIADDPLCSVVLGTGKMLSDFKLLRKISIE, translated from the coding sequence ATGTTCTCCAGCGATCTGGCAATCGATCTCGGCACGGCCAACACACTGGTGTACGCGCGCGGCAAAGGGATCGTCGTCAACGAACCTTCCATTGTCGCGCTCAACAAGAACACCAATGAAGTGGAAGCCGTCGGCAAAGAAGCGAAAGAGATGCTCGGCCGCACGCCCGGCAACATCGTCGCCATCAAGCCGATGAAAGATGGCGTCATCGCCGACTTCAAAGTCACCGAGAAGATGTTGAACTACTTTATTCAGAAAGCGCACAACCGCAAGATGCTGGTGCACCCGCGCATTGTGATCGGCGTGCCTTCGGAAATCACTCAGGTAGAAAAGCGCGCGGTCATGGATTCGGCGTATCGCGCGAAAGCCAGCGAAGTGTATCTCGTGGAACAGGCGATGGTGGCGGCGATCGGTGCGGGACTCCCTATCACCGAACCGAGCGGCAACATGGTTGTCGACATCGGCGGCGGTACGACTGATATCGCGGTCATTTCCTTGAGCGGCATCGTGTATTCGCGGTCCGTGCGGATGGCGGGTAATCAGATGGATGAAGCCATCATGAATTACCTGAAGCGCAAATATAACCTGCTGGTCGGCGAACGTACCGCCGAACAGATCAAGATGGAAATTGGATCGGCGTATCCGCTCGACAAGCCGCTCACGATGGAAATCAAAGGGCGCAACCTGATTGAAGGCGTGCCCAAGACGATCACCGTGGATGACAGCGAAATTCGCGAAGCACTCAGCGAGTGCGTATCGACGATCATGAACGCTGTCCGCGTGGCGCTCGAACGTACGCCGCCGGAACTTTCGGCCGACATCAGCGATCGCGGCATCGTGCTCACAGGGGGCGGCGCGCTGATCAAGAATCTCGACAAGCGAATCCGCGAAGAAACCGGACTACCGGTTTCGATTGCGGACGATCCCTTGTGCAGCGTGGTGTTGGGGACCGGCAAGATGCTTTCGGATTTCAAGCTGCTGCGCAAGATTTCGATCGAATAA
- the mreD gene encoding rod shape-determining protein MreD: protein MALTYTSGEQVEVYRFGIPATILIPLTAIFLQAYLPRGPLHFLTIFDLPLLVTISFAIARRSQMAGIFTGALIGIFQDALTHQPIGLYGISKTVIGFLASSLGIKLDVENAGARLLLTLVFYVVHEVIYFTIARGLVTLHLEWSWTHELGSAVANAVLGVFLYALLDRLKQRT from the coding sequence GTGGCCCTTACTTACACATCCGGCGAGCAGGTTGAGGTTTACCGTTTCGGTATTCCGGCGACCATCCTGATTCCGCTGACCGCAATTTTCTTGCAGGCATATTTGCCTCGCGGGCCGCTCCATTTTCTGACGATCTTCGATCTGCCACTCCTGGTGACGATCAGTTTCGCAATTGCCCGCCGTAGCCAGATGGCCGGAATTTTTACCGGTGCACTGATCGGAATTTTTCAAGACGCTCTCACCCATCAACCGATCGGACTCTACGGAATCTCGAAGACCGTGATCGGATTCCTCGCGTCCTCGCTTGGCATCAAGCTGGATGTTGAAAACGCCGGGGCGCGCCTCCTGCTGACGCTAGTTTTTTACGTCGTCCACGAAGTGATCTACTTCACAATCGCTCGTGGACTCGTCACCCTCCACCTGGAATGGAGCTGGACTCACGAACTGGGATCGGCTGTCGCGAACGCGGTCCTCGGAGTCTTTCTGTACGCGCTGCTGGACCGATTGAAGCAGAGGACTTAG
- a CDS encoding DUF92 domain-containing protein — MLKLYLAYSWTSSPGRIAIAVAVTISFALLARALRGVTRSGMLAGGATCLLLLAGVGPVAFAALAALFLLTWVSTRFGYRRKEDIGVAERGDGRNARQVLANLAIPALASAAFAVTGTRAWIVAVIAALAEAATDTVASEIGQTSSPTAFLITTGRRVRAGTDGAITISGTLAGMIAGAVVTAVAAFGGLIPTSQLWIPCTAGLAGMLFDSLLGATLQRKGWMSNEAVNFFGTIAAAVLGLVLSR, encoded by the coding sequence ATGCTGAAGTTGTATCTGGCGTATAGCTGGACTTCGTCTCCTGGCCGCATCGCAATCGCGGTGGCAGTGACGATCAGCTTCGCCCTACTGGCCCGCGCTCTGCGTGGAGTCACCCGTTCCGGCATGTTGGCCGGCGGAGCGACCTGCCTCCTGCTCCTCGCCGGCGTTGGACCCGTCGCCTTTGCGGCACTGGCCGCACTATTCCTATTGACGTGGGTCTCCACGCGCTTCGGATATCGCCGCAAGGAGGACATCGGCGTCGCCGAACGTGGCGATGGGCGCAACGCGCGTCAAGTCCTCGCCAATCTTGCGATACCGGCCCTGGCATCGGCCGCTTTCGCGGTCACCGGAACTCGCGCATGGATTGTCGCCGTGATCGCCGCGCTCGCTGAAGCCGCCACCGATACAGTTGCGAGCGAAATCGGTCAGACTTCCAGCCCCACCGCTTTCTTGATCACCACCGGACGGCGCGTGCGCGCCGGCACAGACGGAGCCATCACGATCTCCGGCACCCTCGCGGGAATGATTGCCGGCGCCGTAGTAACCGCGGTAGCCGCGTTCGGCGGCCTGATCCCCACATCGCAATTGTGGATCCCATGCACAGCAGGATTGGCGGGAATGTTATTCGACAGCCTGCTAGGAGCAACGCTGCAACGTAAAGGATGGATGAGCAACGAAGCAGTAAATTTTTTCGGCACGATCGCGGCAGCAGTTTTAGGTTTAGTTCTCAGCAGGTAG